The Desulfobulbus propionicus DSM 2032 DNA segment CCAGCGAATCTGGCGGCTTGACGACCTGATCGTCACCCATCCCCATGGAGACCATTACAACGGTTTGCCCTTTGTCGTTGGCCGTTTCAAACCGCGACGCCTGATCGTCAACGATGATCCCGGCAAAGAGCCAGCCTATGACAGATTCCTCTCGAAAGTCCGCCAGGCAGGCATTCCCATCCAGACCGCTGTGGCGGGCGGGTTCCTCCAGCAGGACAATATGCTCCGGGTACACTGCCTGGGCATGCCCGGACTGCTTGACAACGCCTCTTGGTCAACCAATGACCGCAGCCTTGTGCTGCACGTACAATACGGCAAGCACGGCTTCCTTCTTCCTGCAGATATCGGTATTCCCAGTGAAAACAGATTGCTGCAATCACCTGTACCCCTGCGGGCCGAGGTTCTCCTGGCCCCGCACCACGGCAGTCGCACCTCGGGAGGGCCGGATTTCATTGCCGCCGTCGATCCAGCCCTGATCGTCGTTTCCACCGGACAACGTCAAGGAATATCCTTGCCGCTCTCAGCGCACCTTGAACGCTGGCGCCAAAAAAATATCTTGGCGCTGATCACCGCTCAAGATGGAACCATCACCTGCCGTACCGACGGCAACACCCTGCGCGTCAGCAGTTTCAATGGAAAATGTTTTGATTTTGATGCGGTAACGGGAAAATTCGTGGAAAAAAAGAGAGGCTTGAAAGAGAAGATATTATGCGGTATATTAAATAATTAATCAAAAATGACCTGAATTGGGAGGGGTCCTTGATGATCGCATTCGGCAAAAAATGTCCCGCCTGCAATGGACACCGGCTGACGGCCCGACCAAGGCTTTCCTGGCTGGCCTCCCTGCCAACCGCCCAGGCGTACGGGTGCGATGAGTGTCACCAGCAGATTGTGGTTCTTTTTTCACTTTCCGTCGGCATCGAGCACCGTCATTTTGTCAGAAAGCAACTCCCCCCTTTTTTTCTCGTGCGCATTCCTGGCCGCACCGACCAGTATGCCCGGATCAAAAACATCAGTGAGGGCGGACTTTGCTTTGATCAGCATTACAACGCCGCCCCTCTACCCAGCCGGCTGTTAAAACTGGATCTGTACAACTGCAACGATGGCTCCTCGCTGGAACAGCTTCCCGCCGAAATCGTTACGACCACGGAGCAACTGTTGGAAATCAATGGACTGAAGACAACCGTGCTCAACAACTGCGCCCGATTCATCAACCTCAATCAGGCGCAGCGAAAAGTCCTGCTCAGCTGTCTTGCTCAGTACGGCACCGCTTGTTAAACGGCAATCTTCTTTCGATCAAATTTCAGTAAAGTCAGAAGGTTGATGGCGTAGATATTTCACAAACCGGCCTTTTTCATAACAGTTGATATACGCATCCTCGGCACTGATCTTCTTTTTTTCCAGCAATTCAAAAATAGCGTCATCCAAAGTTTGCATGCCAAATTTCTTGCCGGTTTGCATGATGGATGGAATCTGATAGGTTTTCCCTTCACGAATCAGGTTGCGAACCGCTGGTGTGCAAATCAGAATTTCCAAGGCGGCGACCCGCCCCTTGATGTCAACCCGCTTGAACAGCGTCTGCGACACCACCGCGCGCAAGGCGTCCGCCAAGGTGGAACGCACCTGCCCCTGCTGATTAGCGGGGAAAATCTCGACCACACGATCCACGGTTTTCATGGCATTCATGGTGTGAAGGGTGCCGAACACCAGATGACCGGTCATTGAGGCCTCCATGGCCAGGGCGATGGTTTCCAGATCGCGCATCTCGCCGACCAGGATGATATCGGGATCTTCACGCAGGGCACCACGGAGGGCCGCCGAAAAACTGCGAGTATGGGTGCCCACCTCGCGGTGATTGACGATGCAGTTCTGGCTTTTATGCACAAATTCGATGGGATCCTCAACGGTGAGAATATGATCCTTGCGGGTTTTGTTGCATTCATCGAGAATGGCAGCCAAGGTGGTCGATTTTCCCGAACCAGTGGGACCGGTCACCAGCACCAAGCCTTTTGGCAGGGAAGCCAAACGAGAAACCACCTTGGGCAGACCAAGCTGTTCACAGGTGAGAATGTCGCTGGGAATTTCACGGAATACCGCACCGATCCCATACTTTTGCTGAAAAAAGTTACAGCGGTAACGGGCCAGGCCAGGGATCTCGTAGCCAAAATCCATATCCCCGGTTTCTTCAAAGATCTTGATCTTGTCCTCGGGACAAATCTCATAGAGCATCGCTTTGAGGCTTTCGTTATCCAGCACTTTGAACTTGACCCGCTCCATATCACCGCGGATGCGGAGCACCGGCTGCTGCCCCGCCATCATGTGCAGGTCCGAGGCGCCTTCGTCATTCATCAACTTAAAAAATGCATCTATCTGGGCCATGGTGTACAGCTCCTTATCCGCTTTATTGCTGAATTGACAAAACAGCTTTTCTCAATGACACAAACTCGTTCCAATTCACCGAATTGATACCCTGTTCTCAAAGAAAGTATCAAGCAATACTCCAAGTCTTGATAGTTACAGCCATATGCGAGGACAAACGAACCCGTTCCTCGATCATTTTTTTCTTCGGCCCCGCTGACTTGCTGCTTTCTTTGCCCTGTCGCCGCATGAAGATATATCGGATTCCTGGACGCAACCCCTGGACAGCTCATCCAAGGAACGCCTGATTCGCTTCGCATGAAGCTGAGTGCACTGTTTGAGAGCCAGAGCCTGCATGTAGTAACGCTTCGCCAATTTATCACGTCCCAAGGCTTTATGCACTTGCCCCATCTGCGCCGTTCCCTCGACATGGGTGCGTTGCAGATGCAGACACTGCTTACCGGCTTCCAGCGCCTCGGCACGTTTGCCAATGCACAGAAGGGCGCGGCTCAAGCGATACCAATGATCAGGATTGAAGTTATCCAACGAGAGCGCCTTGTTGCACAAAGATAGGCCCACGTCGCTGCCCTCTCCTTGTTCAACATAGAGCAACCCCAGGGTACTCATGGAAATGCTGTCGTGGGGAAAAAGCCTCAAAGCCCGCTGGCAGGCTTTGATAGCCTCCTCCGGCTGCTGGTTTTCCATATAACTTTGGCCGAGCAGACGAAAAAGAAGAAATTCCGACTCGCTGCCGGGACGGGTTCGCCAATGTTCAAAAATGGCAATAGCCTTCTCAGGATACCCGAATTCAGTATATAATCGTCCGAGCGGCAGAAAAAGTTCCTGACCGCATGCGTCGTCCTGGCCATGTTTTCGATAGGCGCGCTCAAAGCACCTCACGGCATCTTCCTTTTTACCCAAGGTTTGACACACACGGCCAAGATTCACCAGGGCCATGTAATTTTCCGCGTCCTGCCGCAGCACATCCTGAAAGCATGCGGCGGCCCGTCGTTCCTGCCCGTGCTCCACCAATGCCACGCCCAAGCTGTTCATCAAATTGATGTCACCGGGTTGCTGGCGCAAACCGCGATGATATTCACGAAGAGCCGATTGATAATCTCCTTCATCAAAAAAATAATCACCACTGATGTTGAGGCTGAGATGATCAAAATAAACCACGCTCCCCGGCCCCAGAAAGGACCCGTGATAAAGCGCTTTGAGGCAGTTGCCGGGAATGTCGCTTTTGATGAAATCAAGACAGGGCCAGGATGCGATCCCCAAAGAGACCGCTTCTCTGCCATATCGTTCGTGGCAGGTTGTGAGCACGGCATCGATGCACCGCGTTACCGTTTCTTGACTGCCGTCGGGAATCAAAATGGAAGCCAGAGTGTCGCTCCCGGCGAGATATTCACCATCACTGCCAACGGC contains these protein-coding regions:
- a CDS encoding PilZ domain-containing protein, which gives rise to MIAFGKKCPACNGHRLTARPRLSWLASLPTAQAYGCDECHQQIVVLFSLSVGIEHRHFVRKQLPPFFLVRIPGRTDQYARIKNISEGGLCFDQHYNAAPLPSRLLKLDLYNCNDGSSLEQLPAEIVTTTEQLLEINGLKTTVLNNCARFINLNQAQRKVLLSCLAQYGTAC
- a CDS encoding type IV pilus twitching motility protein PilT, producing the protein MAQIDAFFKLMNDEGASDLHMMAGQQPVLRIRGDMERVKFKVLDNESLKAMLYEICPEDKIKIFEETGDMDFGYEIPGLARYRCNFFQQKYGIGAVFREIPSDILTCEQLGLPKVVSRLASLPKGLVLVTGPTGSGKSTTLAAILDECNKTRKDHILTVEDPIEFVHKSQNCIVNHREVGTHTRSFSAALRGALREDPDIILVGEMRDLETIALAMEASMTGHLVFGTLHTMNAMKTVDRVVEIFPANQQGQVRSTLADALRAVVSQTLFKRVDIKGRVAALEILICTPAVRNLIREGKTYQIPSIMQTGKKFGMQTLDDAIFELLEKKKISAEDAYINCYEKGRFVKYLRHQPSDFTEI
- a CDS encoding tetratricopeptide repeat protein, with translation MLTLDDFHVLQTPFAEEVNRFLPLPAKVNFLALTSDGLLQPLHEYLAGTRSMTKEEQDSSIKPYLMDDQLVIPFSLACGEQGAAVISEIDPGFLRKMSASWLREVREGFLERLEQVRLEFVDPETELYNRRAAAVFLQWPGPHPGFFLLLNTIFYRRTAAGNLQKLRETGDLILALTRCHCFSFGYGVFGLHFSKNTRKRALQTAHYLQRQLRREGMSKVQIGFARTSVPDARRTIDVLDRCWRALAIAEKRGPFGICDIDTVDEQHPQPFQLTDPQLLNAIRKRWRGLPRFTLALLSWRPMAETTNAFDAHIAQAVGSDGEYLAGSDTLASILIPDGSQETVTRCIDAVLTTCHERYGREAVSLGIASWPCLDFIKSDIPGNCLKALYHGSFLGPGSVVYFDHLSLNISGDYFFDEGDYQSALREYHRGLRQQPGDINLMNSLGVALVEHGQERRAAACFQDVLRQDAENYMALVNLGRVCQTLGKKEDAVRCFERAYRKHGQDDACGQELFLPLGRLYTEFGYPEKAIAIFEHWRTRPGSESEFLLFRLLGQSYMENQQPEEAIKACQRALRLFPHDSISMSTLGLLYVEQGEGSDVGLSLCNKALSLDNFNPDHWYRLSRALLCIGKRAEALEAGKQCLHLQRTHVEGTAQMGQVHKALGRDKLAKRYYMQALALKQCTQLHAKRIRRSLDELSRGCVQESDISSCGDRAKKAASQRGRRKK